One part of the Phycisphaeraceae bacterium genome encodes these proteins:
- the ugpC gene encoding sn-glycerol-3-phosphate ABC transporter ATP-binding protein UgpC has translation MATVTLENVSKTYPGGVAAVRDISLSIPDDAFCVLVGPSGCGKSTTLRMIAGLEDATEGTISIGGRVVNDVQPKDRDIAMVFQNYALYPHMTVYKNMAFALKLRRIPRAEIDRRVREAARTLDIEHVLDRKPAALSGGQRQRVALGRAMVRVPKVFLFDEPLSNLDAKLRLSTRAELKALHMRLKTTTVYVTHDQEEAMTLGDIVVVMSNGVIQQAGPPLEVYHRPVNRFVASFIGMPPMNFLPGTVSDGAPAAFTEQGAGGQTIALGDRFGRVVRDAGAPVWLAFRPTALGLSGTGDSPGFPVIRAVVDVVEPLGDQVDLFCTTPGGTRIIARIATTSLPVRGDPVGLAVDLSKAHLFDAGEFGANLTLGS, from the coding sequence ATGGCAACGGTCACACTCGAGAACGTGAGCAAGACATACCCCGGCGGCGTCGCCGCGGTCAGGGACATCTCACTCTCGATTCCCGACGACGCGTTTTGCGTCCTGGTCGGCCCGTCGGGGTGCGGGAAGTCAACCACGCTCCGGATGATCGCGGGCCTCGAGGACGCGACCGAGGGCACGATCTCCATCGGCGGTCGGGTTGTCAACGACGTGCAGCCGAAGGACCGCGACATCGCGATGGTGTTCCAGAACTACGCCTTGTACCCGCACATGACGGTGTACAAGAACATGGCCTTTGCGCTCAAGCTGCGGCGAATACCGAGGGCCGAGATCGACCGGCGTGTCCGCGAGGCGGCGCGTACGCTCGACATCGAGCACGTCCTGGACCGCAAGCCCGCGGCCTTGTCGGGCGGGCAGCGCCAGCGCGTGGCCCTCGGGCGGGCGATGGTCCGAGTGCCGAAGGTGTTCCTCTTCGATGAGCCGCTCTCGAACCTCGACGCCAAGCTCAGGCTCTCGACGCGTGCCGAGCTGAAGGCGCTCCACATGCGGCTCAAGACCACCACGGTTTATGTGACGCACGACCAGGAGGAGGCGATGACGCTCGGCGATATCGTCGTCGTCATGTCCAACGGCGTCATCCAGCAGGCCGGTCCGCCGCTGGAGGTGTACCACCGCCCGGTCAACCGCTTCGTGGCCTCGTTCATCGGAATGCCCCCGATGAACTTCCTGCCCGGAACAGTCAGCGATGGTGCGCCAGCCGCGTTCACGGAGCAGGGGGCCGGCGGCCAGACGATCGCGCTCGGTGACAGGTTCGGCAGGGTGGTTCGCGACGCCGGGGCGCCCGTGTGGCTCGCCTTTCGGCCTACCGCTCTAGGCCTGTCGGGAACAGGTGACAGTCCCGGATTCCCGGTCATTCGCGCTGTTGTTGATGTCGTCGAGCCACTGGGAGACCAGGTCGACCTTTTCTGCACGACGCCGGGCGGCACGCGGATCATCGCGCGCATCGCCACTACGTCGCTTCCCGTGCGAGGCGACCCCGTGGGGCTCGCCGTCGACCTCTCAAAGGCCCACCTCTTCGATGCCGGCGAGTTCGGCGCCAACCTCACCCTTGGTTCGTAG
- a CDS encoding serine/threonine protein kinase: protein MNDRELHERASALFLELRDLPAEDRRAYFKSADNKDARLIAEVRSLLAHDTPAEEITGGADVDQRPAGTEHLPAKIGPYTVIRRIGRGGSGYVLLAEQHEPVHRMVAIKIVPHAAISPESAARFDFERRSLERAVHPNIAHVLDAGRTADGLPYLVMDYIDGVPISAYCREKSVRLVDRVALMLTVAEAVQHAHQRGVIHRDLKPGNILVCEVNGRPTPCVLDFGIAKPTPEAIAEGSPPTIGQAIGTPAYMAPEQTGGKPVDTRADVYSIGAVLYELTCGKPPIDATGDAALDPLEQLRRVRNDVAPPASRVRAADAALSRSDPVSRHMLADLDCILAKALEKSPDRRYATAAALAEDLGRLLRHEPIAARPATLAYRTARFCNRNRALVASLAVIVVASVVGVAGLAIGLIEARSQRREAINQYDAQLELNRFLTDDLLAAASPEQLGRDVTALDLLHRASRRVDRRFPDRPLIAASVHHALGVAYMELGSFEEAETHLGRAVALRRAAAGADAPETVHSEIAQASLLARLERLPEAARALNDAIRRARLIVGPDAPVLYTAVNDLGCVYISMDRGKEAVALLKEALAGRVRLLGARDPQVLATTGNLALAHERVGDTAKSLELQIEALHIADSLDEPPPMTLIGLCNNIGATYQDLNKDREAVPYLQRASEMASRWLGPDNPATLTINSNLAGLEAELGDPRQGADLYKSVAEASARTLGPDTIETFSARYGYLNSLRLAKEANESAEGYMILLADVTRVLGSKHWLSVQTQDALARSLRDAGRLDEAAPNARQAAAQFQALYGNEHQRTRGATQLLREIEAQLASGEPQPK, encoded by the coding sequence GTGAATGACCGCGAACTCCACGAGCGTGCGTCGGCCCTTTTCCTCGAACTCCGCGATCTCCCAGCGGAGGACCGCCGGGCCTACTTCAAGTCGGCCGATAATAAGGATGCGCGGCTTATTGCGGAGGTCCGGTCGCTGCTGGCGCACGACACGCCGGCCGAAGAGATCACGGGCGGCGCCGATGTCGATCAGCGCCCCGCCGGTACCGAGCATCTCCCGGCAAAGATCGGTCCCTACACCGTCATCCGCCGCATCGGACGTGGTGGCAGCGGGTACGTCCTCCTCGCCGAGCAGCACGAGCCTGTTCACCGCATGGTCGCCATCAAGATCGTGCCGCACGCCGCGATCAGCCCCGAGTCCGCAGCCCGGTTCGATTTCGAGCGCCGATCGCTGGAACGGGCCGTTCACCCGAATATCGCCCATGTGCTCGACGCCGGGCGAACGGCCGACGGCCTCCCGTACCTCGTCATGGACTACATCGACGGGGTGCCGATCTCCGCATACTGCCGTGAGAAGTCCGTCCGCCTCGTCGACCGCGTGGCCCTCATGCTCACCGTCGCCGAAGCGGTCCAGCACGCCCACCAGCGCGGCGTCATCCACCGCGACCTGAAGCCGGGGAACATCCTCGTCTGTGAGGTCAACGGGCGACCAACCCCGTGTGTGCTCGACTTTGGCATCGCCAAGCCAACCCCCGAGGCCATCGCGGAGGGTTCCCCCCCCACGATCGGCCAGGCGATCGGAACGCCCGCGTACATGGCGCCGGAGCAGACCGGCGGGAAGCCTGTCGACACCAGGGCCGATGTGTACTCCATCGGAGCGGTGCTCTACGAACTCACTTGCGGCAAGCCCCCAATTGACGCGACGGGCGATGCCGCGCTCGATCCGCTCGAACAACTCCGCCGCGTGCGAAACGACGTCGCCCCGCCCGCAAGCCGCGTGCGTGCCGCCGATGCGGCCCTCTCCCGCTCGGATCCGGTGTCCCGGCACATGCTCGCGGACCTCGACTGCATCCTTGCCAAGGCGCTCGAGAAGTCCCCCGACCGCCGATACGCGACCGCCGCGGCCCTCGCTGAGGACCTTGGTCGCCTGCTGCGGCACGAGCCGATCGCGGCCCGGCCCGCGACCCTTGCTTATCGAACGGCACGCTTCTGCAACAGGAACCGCGCCCTGGTTGCCTCACTCGCGGTCATCGTTGTCGCCAGCGTCGTCGGCGTGGCCGGTCTCGCTATCGGCCTGATCGAGGCCCGCTCGCAGCGCCGCGAAGCGATCAACCAATACGACGCCCAGTTGGAACTCAACCGCTTCCTCACCGACGACCTCCTCGCGGCGGCCTCGCCCGAGCAACTCGGCCGCGATGTCACCGCGCTGGACCTCCTCCACCGCGCCAGCCGCAGGGTGGATCGTCGATTTCCCGACCGCCCGCTCATCGCTGCTTCGGTGCATCACGCTCTCGGCGTCGCTTACATGGAACTCGGTTCATTCGAAGAAGCCGAAACCCATCTCGGCCGAGCCGTTGCACTGCGCCGCGCCGCGGCGGGCGCCGACGCTCCCGAGACCGTGCACTCCGAAATCGCGCAGGCGAGCCTGCTGGCAAGACTGGAGCGCCTGCCCGAGGCCGCCAGGGCCCTCAACGATGCCATCCGGCGGGCCCGCCTCATCGTCGGACCGGACGCCCCGGTCCTCTACACCGCTGTAAACGACCTTGGGTGCGTCTACATCTCGATGGACCGTGGCAAGGAGGCCGTCGCCCTGCTGAAAGAGGCCCTCGCCGGCCGAGTGCGTCTGCTGGGAGCCCGTGATCCGCAGGTGCTGGCCACAACCGGGAACCTTGCCCTGGCGCACGAGCGGGTCGGTGACACCGCCAAGTCGCTCGAACTGCAGATCGAGGCGCTCCACATCGCCGATTCGCTCGATGAGCCGCCGCCCATGACCCTCATCGGGCTGTGCAACAACATCGGCGCCACGTATCAGGATCTCAACAAAGACCGCGAAGCGGTGCCGTACCTGCAGCGCGCGTCAGAAATGGCCTCCAGGTGGCTCGGCCCCGACAACCCCGCCACACTGACCATCAACAGCAACCTTGCAGGCCTCGAGGCCGAACTCGGCGACCCTCGACAGGGTGCTGATCTGTACAAGTCAGTCGCCGAGGCCAGCGCCCGGACCCTCGGGCCTGACACGATCGAGACATTCTCGGCCCGCTATGGCTACCTCAACAGCCTCCGGCTCGCCAAAGAGGCAAACGAATCAGCCGAGGGGTACATGATCCTGCTCGCGGATGTGACCCGCGTCCTCGGGTCGAAGCACTGGTTGTCCGTGCAGACGCAGGACGCCCTCGCCCGCTCTCTCCGGGACGCCGGGCGATTGGACGAAGCCGCCCCCAACGCCCGACAGGCCGCTGCACAGTTCCAGGCCCTCTACGGCAACGAGCACCAGCGAACCCGTGGAGCTACCCAACTGCTCCGCGAGATTGAAGCCCAACTCGCGTCGGGCGAACCACAGCCAAAGTGA
- a CDS encoding beta-glucosidase, whose product MGFPTGFVWGGSTSAYQIEGAAEADGRGESVWDAFCRRTGAVYQGHSGAHACDHYHRAADDVRIMKDLGLGAYRFSISWSRLLPEGTGRVNTAGIDFYHRLVDTLLAAGISPWLTLFHWDYPSALQRRGGWLNTESPAWFADYTALVVDALSDRVSNWITLNEPQCFIHFGHGDGRHAPGLRLDLRDQLLACHHSLVAHGRAVQVIRSRAKSPPTIGWAPIGYARSPATDSPADIAAARDAMMTVSRRDLWNSAWYADAVCRGAYPESGMRTYGADALKPSDEDMRTISQKLDFFGVNIYESVRVRAGRDGTPEEVPFPPGHPQTAIRWPVVPESLYWGPRFLHEAYGLPVYITENGLSCNDWVSQDGAVHDQPRIDFTRRYLAELRRAIADGADIRGYFHWSLMDNFEWQEGYKERFGLVHVDFGTQRRTIKDSGRWYARVIGTNGGEF is encoded by the coding sequence ATGGGATTCCCGACCGGGTTTGTCTGGGGCGGATCAACGTCGGCGTACCAGATCGAGGGCGCGGCCGAGGCCGACGGCCGGGGCGAGAGCGTGTGGGACGCCTTCTGCCGCCGGACGGGCGCGGTCTACCAGGGACACTCCGGCGCCCACGCGTGCGACCACTACCACCGTGCAGCCGACGACGTCCGGATCATGAAGGACCTCGGCCTGGGCGCCTACAGGTTCTCGATCTCGTGGAGCCGGCTCTTGCCGGAGGGCACGGGCCGCGTGAATACAGCGGGGATCGACTTCTACCACCGGCTGGTCGACACCCTTCTCGCGGCGGGCATATCGCCGTGGCTCACGCTCTTCCATTGGGACTATCCGTCGGCGCTTCAGCGCCGCGGCGGCTGGCTGAACACCGAGAGCCCCGCCTGGTTCGCGGACTACACCGCACTTGTTGTCGACGCACTCTCGGACCGCGTCTCGAACTGGATCACGCTGAACGAGCCGCAGTGCTTCATCCACTTCGGCCACGGCGACGGCCGTCACGCTCCGGGGCTGCGGCTGGACTTGCGTGACCAACTCCTCGCGTGTCACCACTCGCTCGTGGCCCACGGCCGGGCGGTGCAGGTGATCCGCTCGCGGGCCAAGAGCCCCCCCACGATCGGCTGGGCGCCGATCGGATACGCGCGAAGCCCGGCAACAGATTCACCGGCCGATATCGCCGCGGCACGTGACGCCATGATGACCGTTTCCCGTCGCGATCTTTGGAACAGCGCGTGGTACGCCGATGCGGTCTGCCGCGGCGCGTACCCCGAATCCGGAATGCGGACCTATGGCGCTGATGCGCTAAAGCCCTCGGACGAGGACATGCGGACGATCTCGCAGAAACTCGACTTCTTCGGCGTCAATATCTACGAGTCGGTTCGTGTTCGCGCCGGGCGCGACGGGACTCCCGAGGAAGTCCCCTTCCCGCCCGGTCACCCGCAGACCGCCATCCGCTGGCCCGTGGTCCCCGAGTCACTGTACTGGGGCCCCCGCTTCTTGCACGAGGCGTACGGGCTTCCCGTGTACATCACCGAGAATGGTCTCTCGTGCAACGACTGGGTCAGCCAGGACGGCGCGGTCCACGATCAGCCGCGAATCGACTTCACGCGGCGATACCTCGCGGAGCTGCGCCGGGCAATCGCCGATGGCGCCGACATCCGAGGCTACTTCCACTGGTCGTTGATGGACAACTTCGAATGGCAGGAGGGGTACAAGGAGCGATTCGGCCTTGTCCACGTCGACTTCGGGACGCAGCGGCGGACCATCAAGGACTCTGGCCGCTGGTACGCGCGGGTGATCGGCACGAACGGCGGCGAGTTCTGA
- a CDS encoding discoidin domain-containing protein — MNTSPGSPLFSRWIAAATIAVIFASLRAQAQPRVLDNCENAAGWRVIASDGVKASLSPTDGVDGRGLRLDFDFEAGAGYCIARKEIDLALPPNYRFSFQIRAEGPEGAKPPRNNLEFKLVDPSGDNVWWVNQRAYEFPSAWTPVRYRARQFQFAWGPSGGARMDRIGAIEFAIAASEGGRGSVFLDSLAFEELPESIAPAGATAMRASSGSLSSQGPPTDGVLGWTPDATDGSPWLELDLGRSCEIGGAVIEWSASAFATDYDLEVSQDRSQWETVASVRGGNGGRDWVAAPDSEGRYLRLAVRRRADPDAPVRVERLDVRDAAFGSTRNAFIREVARKSPRGWFPRQFHDEQAYWTIVGTPESSEEALLSEDGTLEVAKQGFTVEPMVVLNDDGAPRLLTWADVSATQRLEHGDLPIPSVLWNAPGFTLDITAFADGPQSQSRVIGQYTLRNSSPRRLQGALALAIRPFQVLPWWQDLNITGGVSPISRIEFDTSRVVVNGTRTIEAWSPAAFGASTFDGGEIAEHLATTGSPPAAQAIDDPSGLASGALLYNVDLAPGEQLTATISIPLGEGARPPATPASRPPEGYVQQRFRHVALAWSDRINQVGLELPPSGSRLVAAFRTMQAYILINRDGPAIQPGSRTYERSWIRDGSMTSAALLATGHPREAREFIEWYGPRQYDNGKVPCVVDSRGPDPVNEHDSTGQFIYAVRTYWAFTGDLEFVRQQMPRIEKGVEYLQSLSAQRRTGEYADGPDSVRACFGLVPESISHEGYSAKPMHSYWDSFFTIRGLSDAVELAQAIGRSDLVNRFSAARDAYETALYESIPLAMKVKGIDYIPGCVELGDFDATSTAIAVFPCGQLGKAPQSALQRTFDKYFEFFTRRRDGTAEWKDYTPYEVRLIGIFVRLGQPERAHELLDFFLDDQRPTAWNQWAEVVWKDERAPRFIGDMPHTWVGGDFLNAIRSMMVYERESDRSLVIAAGIKPQWAREAPGVRVRAFPTEYGPVTYSLRDDGDRTTIDLAGGLRTPPGGVVVRGVGTLRIKSATIDGEPAEVISEHEVRLPKPTGTVVIEYASE; from the coding sequence GTGAATACCTCCCCCGGATCACCCCTGTTCAGCCGGTGGATCGCCGCCGCGACGATCGCCGTGATCTTCGCCTCGCTTCGCGCACAGGCACAGCCGCGGGTTCTCGACAACTGCGAGAATGCTGCGGGGTGGCGGGTCATTGCTTCGGACGGAGTCAAAGCCTCTCTCAGTCCGACTGACGGCGTCGACGGCCGGGGCCTGCGGCTCGATTTCGACTTCGAGGCCGGCGCCGGCTACTGCATTGCCCGGAAAGAGATCGATCTAGCACTCCCCCCCAACTACCGCTTCTCGTTCCAGATCCGCGCGGAGGGTCCGGAGGGGGCCAAGCCGCCCCGCAACAACCTCGAGTTCAAACTCGTCGATCCATCGGGCGACAACGTCTGGTGGGTCAACCAGCGGGCGTACGAGTTCCCGAGCGCCTGGACGCCGGTCCGGTACCGCGCGAGGCAGTTTCAGTTCGCGTGGGGTCCCTCGGGGGGGGCGCGCATGGATCGCATCGGGGCGATCGAGTTTGCGATCGCTGCGTCGGAGGGAGGGCGGGGCTCGGTGTTCCTCGATTCGCTCGCGTTCGAGGAACTGCCGGAGTCCATCGCGCCGGCGGGCGCGACTGCCATGCGAGCCTCATCCGGATCCCTGTCGTCCCAGGGCCCCCCGACCGACGGAGTTCTCGGCTGGACTCCGGACGCCACCGATGGCTCACCCTGGCTCGAACTTGACCTCGGTCGGTCGTGCGAGATCGGCGGCGCGGTCATTGAATGGAGCGCTTCCGCGTTTGCCACCGATTATGACCTGGAGGTATCCCAGGACCGCTCGCAATGGGAGACCGTGGCGTCCGTCCGCGGCGGCAACGGCGGCCGCGACTGGGTGGCGGCGCCTGATTCTGAGGGCCGCTACCTGCGACTGGCCGTCCGCCGGCGCGCGGATCCGGACGCTCCGGTACGAGTCGAGCGGCTTGATGTGCGCGACGCCGCGTTCGGATCCACCCGCAACGCCTTCATCCGTGAGGTGGCCCGAAAGTCTCCCCGCGGGTGGTTCCCCCGCCAGTTCCACGACGAGCAGGCATATTGGACGATTGTCGGCACCCCGGAGTCCTCTGAGGAGGCCCTTCTGAGCGAGGATGGAACGCTCGAGGTCGCCAAGCAGGGGTTCACCGTCGAGCCGATGGTGGTCCTGAACGACGACGGAGCCCCTCGCCTCCTCACCTGGGCCGATGTCTCCGCGACCCAGCGGCTTGAGCACGGCGACCTCCCGATCCCCAGCGTGCTCTGGAACGCCCCCGGCTTCACGCTGGACATCACCGCGTTCGCTGATGGGCCCCAGAGTCAGAGCCGCGTCATCGGCCAGTACACCCTGCGTAACTCGTCTCCGCGGCGGCTCCAAGGAGCCCTGGCGCTCGCGATCAGGCCGTTCCAGGTTCTCCCGTGGTGGCAGGACCTGAACATCACTGGTGGTGTTTCCCCGATCTCGCGCATCGAGTTCGACACCTCCCGCGTAGTCGTCAACGGCACCCGAACGATCGAGGCGTGGTCCCCGGCGGCGTTCGGCGCCAGCACCTTCGATGGCGGCGAGATCGCCGAGCACCTCGCGACGACCGGCTCACCGCCCGCCGCGCAGGCGATCGATGACCCAAGTGGCCTGGCTTCGGGCGCGCTGCTGTACAACGTTGATCTCGCGCCGGGTGAGCAACTCACCGCCACCATCAGTATTCCACTTGGTGAAGGCGCGCGTCCCCCGGCCACGCCGGCGTCCCGCCCCCCCGAGGGGTATGTCCAGCAGCGGTTCCGCCACGTTGCTTTGGCGTGGTCCGACCGAATCAACCAGGTGGGTCTCGAACTCCCCCCATCGGGGTCGCGCCTCGTCGCCGCGTTCCGCACCATGCAGGCATACATCCTGATCAACCGCGACGGCCCGGCCATCCAGCCGGGGTCTCGTACGTACGAGCGGTCCTGGATCCGGGATGGCTCGATGACCTCCGCCGCCCTACTCGCGACGGGTCATCCACGCGAGGCCCGCGAGTTCATCGAGTGGTACGGCCCGCGCCAGTACGACAACGGAAAGGTCCCCTGCGTCGTTGATTCGCGCGGGCCTGATCCGGTGAACGAGCACGACTCCACCGGCCAGTTTATCTACGCTGTGCGAACCTACTGGGCCTTCACAGGCGACCTGGAGTTCGTCAGGCAGCAGATGCCGCGGATCGAAAAGGGCGTGGAGTACCTGCAATCCCTGTCGGCCCAGCGCCGCACGGGCGAATACGCCGACGGCCCCGATTCGGTCCGCGCCTGCTTCGGCCTCGTCCCCGAGTCCATCAGCCACGAGGGATACTCCGCCAAGCCGATGCACTCCTACTGGGACTCGTTCTTCACAATCCGCGGCCTCTCCGATGCCGTGGAGCTCGCCCAGGCCATCGGTCGCTCCGATCTCGTGAACCGATTTTCTGCCGCGCGCGACGCCTACGAGACCGCGCTGTACGAATCGATCCCGCTGGCAATGAAGGTCAAGGGAATCGACTACATCCCGGGGTGCGTCGAACTGGGAGACTTCGACGCCACCTCCACGGCGATCGCCGTCTTCCCATGCGGTCAACTGGGAAAGGCCCCGCAATCCGCGCTCCAGCGGACATTCGACAAGTACTTCGAGTTCTTTACTCGGCGTCGTGACGGCACGGCCGAGTGGAAGGACTACACCCCGTACGAAGTCCGCCTCATCGGCATCTTCGTTCGCCTCGGCCAGCCCGAGCGGGCCCACGAGCTGCTCGACTTCTTCCTCGACGACCAGCGTCCCACCGCCTGGAACCAATGGGCCGAGGTGGTCTGGAAGGACGAGCGGGCCCCCCGCTTCATCGGCGACATGCCCCATACCTGGGTCGGCGGCGACTTTCTCAACGCGATTCGATCCATGATGGTCTATGAGCGGGAGAGCGACCGCTCATTGGTCATCGCCGCGGGGATCAAGCCCCAGTGGGCCCGCGAAGCGCCCGGGGTGCGTGTTCGCGCGTTCCCGACGGAGTACGGACCGGTCACCTACTCACTGCGGGACGATGGCGACCGAACCACGATCGACCTCGCGGGCGGTCTTCGAACACCGCCGGGCGGGGTTGTCGTCCGCGGCGTCGGCACGCTGCGGATCAAATCGGCGACGATCGATGGTGAGCCCGCAGAGGTCATCTCCGAACACGAGGTCCGCTTACCAAAGCCCACCGGAACCGTGGTCATCGAATACGCGTCCGAGTAA
- a CDS encoding DUF4282 domain-containing protein encodes MKDSLSFRMFSFSHFITPTLIRLLFIIGLLVIAVVGLVTIKQGVSASYGGGVMVLTGLFLLVLGPVAWRVVCELLILLFRMYDTLVEIEQRSRSGGGAAAKV; translated from the coding sequence ATGAAGGACTCTCTCTCGTTCAGGATGTTCTCGTTTTCGCACTTCATCACGCCCACGCTGATCAGGCTCCTGTTCATTATCGGGCTCCTGGTGATCGCGGTGGTGGGTCTGGTCACGATCAAGCAAGGAGTTTCGGCGAGCTACGGCGGTGGGGTGATGGTGCTCACGGGGTTGTTCCTGCTCGTCCTGGGGCCCGTGGCGTGGCGGGTGGTGTGTGAGTTGTTGATCCTGCTGTTCAGGATGTACGACACGCTCGTGGAGATCGAGCAGCGCAGCCGCAGCGGAGGCGGCGCCGCTGCGAAGGTGTGA
- a CDS encoding LacI family DNA-binding transcriptional regulator, whose protein sequence is MLSRQKPSDAATATRPWAVSIQDVATAAGVSTATVSRVLNSPNLVASETAAKVQQVIRELGYRPNAFARSLTTRRTEVLGIALPDIHGDFYSELLRGADDAAREQGYHLLVSSEARHSDGKRDASLGFGIIGGLALMITEPNEELWAQVSGFRIPLVVLDANIDSPGVDSVVIDHAVGARQATEHLLDGGDPARCYFVGGPAGNFDTQERAQAFVGALGARGAKPRTDQIMFGEYAIEWGQDWGDSMAAAGHLRGASILAGNDEIALGILQRAADAGLSAPNDLRVIGFDDTRLASLVRPRLSTVRVPMAEAGRAAVTMLVKRIDSPSAPRSSVRLETSLIVRESSATNQG, encoded by the coding sequence ATGCTCTCCCGGCAGAAACCCTCCGACGCAGCGACGGCCACCCGGCCGTGGGCGGTTTCGATCCAGGATGTCGCCACCGCGGCCGGCGTGTCGACCGCCACGGTGAGCCGCGTGCTCAACAGCCCAAACCTGGTCGCTTCGGAGACTGCGGCGAAGGTGCAGCAGGTTATCCGCGAGTTGGGATACCGCCCGAACGCCTTCGCCCGCAGCCTCACGACCCGGCGGACCGAAGTCCTCGGGATCGCCCTCCCGGACATCCATGGCGACTTTTATTCCGAGTTGCTCCGCGGCGCCGACGATGCGGCGCGCGAGCAGGGATACCACCTGCTGGTCAGTTCCGAGGCCAGACACAGCGACGGAAAGCGCGATGCCTCACTGGGCTTTGGCATCATCGGCGGCCTGGCTCTCATGATCACGGAACCGAACGAGGAACTCTGGGCTCAGGTCAGCGGGTTCAGGATCCCGCTTGTCGTTCTCGATGCGAACATCGATTCTCCCGGGGTCGACAGCGTCGTGATCGACCACGCCGTCGGCGCCCGCCAGGCGACCGAGCATCTTCTGGACGGTGGCGATCCTGCCCGCTGCTACTTTGTCGGTGGCCCGGCCGGGAACTTCGACACGCAGGAGAGAGCCCAGGCCTTTGTCGGCGCCCTGGGCGCCCGCGGCGCCAAGCCACGGACCGACCAGATCATGTTCGGTGAGTACGCGATCGAGTGGGGGCAGGATTGGGGTGATTCGATGGCCGCCGCGGGGCACCTGCGCGGGGCGAGCATTCTCGCGGGCAACGACGAGATCGCGCTAGGAATCCTCCAGCGGGCGGCCGATGCGGGCCTGAGTGCGCCGAACGACCTGCGCGTCATTGGCTTTGATGACACGCGCCTGGCGTCGCTGGTCCGGCCTCGGCTGAGCACGGTCCGCGTCCCGATGGCCGAAGCCGGCCGCGCGGCGGTCACCATGCTGGTCAAGCGGATCGACTCCCCATCGGCGCCGCGTTCGAGCGTGCGCCTTGAGACCTCCCTGATCGTGCGAGAGAGCAGCGCTACGAACCAAGGGTGA